The Hordeum vulgare subsp. vulgare chromosome 4H, MorexV3_pseudomolecules_assembly, whole genome shotgun sequence genomic interval AAGTTTTACTCCAGTCCAACTTCCATCACCAACAAGCAATGGTTTGTTCATCAAAATATAACATCCCCAAACCCCTATGGCCTTTTGTTGGCACACAATATGCTGCCTCACGAGATGACTGTTCTGGTTATCcttatcctaatggcaaaacaaacAAGTGTGAAGTAAATTCAACATTTTtataacacccacataaaaattgtaTGACAACATCATAAACAGAGGCACATTGGTAATAAGGCAAGTTTTTATTAACATATATTTTCCTAAATCTTGTGCTAACATTCACATTATTCCGAGTCTTGTTTCCCTTATTTTTAGTCCTTATTTCTAATTGTATGGGTTACTAGGAAATCTTAAGTACTTAATAGGCAAATTGCCCACAAATCAAGTACATATTCTGTTATAGAGGTCAACTATATTAGTGGTTTTTTCAAATaggaatttttcatttttatggaAATTAATTATGAGACATTTGTGAATTCAGGGAGTCGACATCACGCGCCACGACGTCGAGGAGGACCCAGACGTGATACCTTCTCCCCTCGTTGGCTTCAGTGTGGCTCCACAACAACGGGTGGGCGAAGGAGGACGGATGCATGACGCAAACACATATTTTATTAGGAGCTACTACATGGATTCGGGCTTGTTAAATAGGATTGTTTGTGTACTATAGATTCGCAATAATACACGGACATTACATgttttttacaaaaaaaaatctaACTATCCCCCTCCACCCACAATTTAAGTGGGATGGGCTCCACCTCATCCCCAATTTCAAATACTTAGCCTTCACGTTGGCCTTTCCGTTGGCCCCATAACAAACCACCCGTGTGTCAAGCATTGCTCGTAGATCCGTTTCATAAAAGCTCTATGCTCCACCTCATCTGTAACCGCCTAGAATTTTCTAGCTGATTTATAGACAATAATTTATAGGGGACCTTCGATTTGACGTTGTATGAGCGAGGGAACCACGGAGCGCGCACCACACCTGGACCTCGTGGGCTAGCCCATGTGCGGGGTGGGAAAGCGGGAACCACCTTTTTTTGCGTTTTAGGTTCTAACTTTTTCCCTTTCAAAATAATTTTGGATTTCAAAAAAGTTGCAAGTTGTGAAGTGTTTGTgaattcaattttttttcaaaatttgagAAAATGTTCAGGAAATGGTAAATGCTCtcaaattaaaaaaatgttcactgAATTCAAAAATAGTTctccaattcaaaaaatgttcactggATTCAAAAATAGTTctccaattcaaaaaatgttcatgatttcaaaAGAATGAATATTTTCAGTATTTTAATGATTTCATTTTCGGGCATTTTATAATAATGATCAACATATTTTGTATGACCACATTttgaatttgatgaacttttttgaacttggtgaaaaaaaatgttttcaCGAACTTTTTTTGTGAAACATCGatgaaaaaaattctgaaaccatTTTTTAATtttatgaacaatttttgaaaataaatgaacaaatttggaatttgATGAACATTTATTCCATTCAATGAACACATTCTGAATTCTGATGAAAACTTTATAAATTCAATGAATACAATTTGAATTATATTAACATTTTTGAATTGTTATTTGTTTTAAATtggtaaacattttttgaatttgagaaacattttgttttcatgaattaGGAAACAAATTCGCAAAAAAGTGAGAATTAAAAAAGTATGCAATTTCAAAAAATCATCaagttaaaaatattttaaaacatgtCCTTAATTTAGATAAGTTACGATTTCAAAACTTTTTACGATTTCAAAAAAGGTTCACGAATTTGAATGATGTctgcaaattcaaaaataaaaataaaacgaaaaaagaaataaaaataaatatgaaagaaagaaaaagaaaaataagaagaggaaaaacagaaatgaaaaagaaaagaaaaaaaagaaagcaaaaaatcaaaaggaaaaaaacacgaTTCAGGCAAGGTTCTAGAACCTTTGCAAAACCTGAGGGAAAGAAAGCCGTTAATGGGATAGCCAAAGGAGGCTCGAAGGCTGGAGGGCGTGCCAAATAGAAACCCCATTTCTAGGACGTCCGAAACCGTCTGAAACTCAGGCAAAACCGAAGGTATCATTAGGATCCAGCAAGGCATTGTACAATGTAAGATGCTTAGGAAAGATGTTTAGATAAATAAATTGATTTTTCTGTGACACCTAATGTCTATTTGTGTAGGCTAGACGCTTAGTTAACCATTCCTCATACAATAAACACTTGTACTTAGacgcttattttattttttaagacAACttggtttattttttattttttgtgtgtggcaAATCTTGGTTTATTTACTATAAACACATATTCTAAGCACCTTGCGTTATACAAGGCCCAAAGCTCATCAGCGCTTCTCCCCAAGGCCCATGTAAACTCTTGCGGAATAGACCCCGGAGAGTGACGAATTTACCCGCTGCCCACACTCGCTGACAGAGTCACTGGAACGAGGCGATTCCTCCCACCACCAGGTTCCCCCAAATCGCTCCGACCCGCCACTAACCCTAGCGACATCTGCGCTCCCAATCGCTCGGCCTCTCGCCGGAGCACCAGATCCGCGGCCGCTTCGCCCCCCGCCGGTGGTGAGATTCCCGGATCGGAGCCAAGATGACGGAGTCTATGGTGCGGAACAAGCCGGGGATGGCGAGCGTCAAGGACATGCCGCTGCTGCAGGACGGGCCGCCGCCCGGCGGGTTCGCGCCCGTGCGCTACGCGCGCCGCATCCCCAGCAAGGGCCCCAGCGCCATCGCGCTCTTCCTCACCACCTTCGGCGCCTTCTCCTGGGGCATGTACCAGGTCGGACAGGGGAACAAGGTTCGCCGGTAAGTGCCTGCCTGCGCGTCGATCTGCCTCTCACGATGACGTGCCCGTCACCATTTCCATCGAAACGGGCGCTCGTCGCGAATCAATCCTTGCATGGCTGCTTGCCTTACCTCCATCGGTTACATTCTTGCGTTAGTTGAGATAAATTGTTGTCTGAAATGCATTTAGATAACTGTAGGTCGTGTCTAGACAATGACACACCGATATGGTAGCAGTGTAGCAACTAGGAAGGACTTGCATTATTAGCAGATGCCATGTTTCTAAGAAGTAGCTTAATGTTATATATGCAAATGGATGTGCCACATTATGATTGATATGCCACTTCATCCCTTTGCAGCTGCTCCAAGTTGACTATTCAACATACTGTAACATCTGATTAGCTAATTTTATGGAGAAAATGAATTTGGACAATTTTATAGCTGAGGAGCCAGGCCCAATCTGGCTGTTGATTCCTATGTAAAGAACTATGAACAATGAGTTGTAGGCTTATAGCATAACTAAGACTTGCACCATTCACCACCACTCCTCCCTCCTGGCCTCCATGGTATCCACTCGCCTTCACATCATATATCCGCCCTTTAGCACCATCTCAATATTCCTTGCGGTCTGTGGTGCCCTCACACACTTGCGTAGCACTCCACACCGGAACAGGGATCTCAGGGGATCCTACGATTAGCAAATCATCTTGCCTATGCTATAGCAATGCCACACAATATTTAGATTAAGCTAATGTGGTTTCAGTGGAAATTATAGTTTCTTCGTTTTGTAGGCCTGTCTTGTTCATTTTGTAAAAATAAAAATTCCATGTCTCAACCTTAAACTACCAAAGTACCATGTGGGTCATTTTTTTAGAAAGAGGAGATTGCCCTCGGATATTGATTAATAGAAGCAACTGTGCCAACAGAGATCGTACAAGAATAATCTGGGCATGTGGTTCAGATGCCATCATCCAGGAGAGAGCTGCCTAAAGGTCTCATTAGAGCAGCCTTAAAAATCAACCAAACTGAGCTTACATCAAAATAGGCAAGAATCACACTACAACTACGAAGTCATGATCATATCAATAATTtgattgtgagtgcaatgtggttGGACCCTCTTCCAGCATTGGAACTCCAAAACCGCCTAAAAGGCAATCTTAAAATCACAAACTAATCCTTTTGCCACCTTTGCCTCTTTCCAATCGTTGTTTTTACATGATCTCGTAGTGGGTCGGATGGGTCTCACATGTAATGTTGGTACAGTAGCTTGCAATCCCTTCATCTTCACCACTGGGCGAACAGCCttagacaaaatcctcaaattttcCTCTCCCTACTGCGCATCAGCACCACTCAGTGAACCTTTGCCAGCCCCCTCCCTGAGTTTTCTTTGGTGATGACGCGTAGTCTTCATCCACCATTACCATACCTTACAGCTGCATGATGATGAGCACATCGTAGTGTATATCTGTCCAAACCAAGCTCGCCGTAAGCCTCCTCCTACCTATTTGTTGCTCTAGTTCCGCCCTGTTGGTTAAGGCTGTCAACTGCTATGTTCATTCCTGCTATATGTCATTGCTCTGTATTTTCTGTTTAACATGTGAAGTCTATATCCGCacttcattttattttttaacgAAATTGTGCTGGTTTCCTCTATTTTATGCCAAAATCTCTTGTGATCCTTATCTTCTGATCATGCTTTATTGCTCTTCAATTCTTGGTAGTTATTAGTTACTGTTAGATCCATTTTATATGTTTCTGTCATTGCTCTGCAATTCTTGTTAGTTATTAGTTACTGTCAGATCCATTTTACATGTTTCTGTTATTGCACCGCAA includes:
- the LOC123449458 gene encoding NADH dehydrogenase [ubiquinone] 1 alpha subcomplex subunit 13-B, coding for MTESMVRNKPGMASVKDMPLLQDGPPPGGFAPVRYARRIPSKGPSAIALFLTTFGAFSWGMYQVGQGNKVRRALKEEKIAARSAILPMLQAEEDERFVKEWKKYLEEEARIMKNVPGWKVGESVYNSGKWMPPATGELRPEVW